TCATGATGGCGATGATCACCTCGATCAGCGTGAACCCGGCCTGGCGTCGCGGCGTCATGGAGAGCGGTTCTCGACGATGCCGGACAGCGTCGCCAGGCGCGGCGTCGGGCGCTGGTCGAGATAGACCTCGACGGTGACCGTGCGCGCGCCCTCGCGGGCGTCGGTGTAGCGGCTGTCGCACACCAGGGCCAGCGGCCCCTGCGGGCAGGCGGCCTTGTCGCCGCTGGCGGTCAGCGCGGGAGGCGCCAGCTGCAGCTCGATCAGCCGGTTCTGCGCCGACAGCAGCGCCAGCGCCCGCTCGCGCAGCACGCCGTTGTTGGTCGTCAGCATGCCGGTGGTGCGCATGACGGCAGCCAGCGCCACGCTGACGATGGCCAGCGCGATGAGGATCTCCAGCAACGTGAAGCCGGCCGCGCGCGCCGGGCGGCGCGGCGGCGGGCGGGTCGGTTTGCGCGTGAGCCGCACGTCAGCGCACCAGGAAGCGGCCGCTGGCATCGCGCTGCACGTCGATCTGGCCCGCCGCGTTGGACAGCGTCAGCCGCCAGGGCGCGCCGAACCACTCGGCCGTCAGCAGCACCGGGCCGGCCGGCGAGACCCGCACCGGTCCGGCCTGCCAGGGGCGCGGCCGCAACGCCGGATCCCGCGCGAAGTCCTCGACCCTCGTCGCGTCCAGCAGCGGCACCGCGCCATCCAGCGCCCAGGCGCCGCGCACGAAACGGTAGCCCTGCGCGTCGGCCTGCCAGGCGATGCTGCGGCCGTCGCCGCGCGCTTCGCCCTGCGCGGCGGCGAAACTCTCGGCCAGCCGCTTCGCGTCGTCGCGCAACTGGCGCGCCGGGTCGGTGCGGATGCTCAACCCCAGCGCGGCCGTGGCGATGCCCACGATCACCAGGACCACCATCAGTTCGATCAGCGTGAAGCCGCGTTCAAGGGCCGCGCAGCGGCCGGCCCGGGCATGCGGCGCCCGCGGCGATGACGCAACAGCTGCGGCGCGCCGTGTCATGCCTGCAGCCGCGCCGCCTGGGTCTCGACGTGGCGGCAGGCGTCGCGCAGCTGACGCCGGACGATGCGTCCGGACACGCCGTAGCGGGCCGCCGCCTCGCTCTGCAGCATGCCTTCGATGCGCACGCCGATGAAGATCTCGCGCTGCTGTCGCGGCAGCGCCTCGATGACGCGCAGCACGCCGCGCATCGAGGAGCGCGCCTGCGCGATCCGCTGCGGCCCCGGCGCCGTATCCTCGATGTCGTCCCAGATCACTTCCGCCGCGCCCGGCAGCCGTTCCGCGCGCAGCCGGTCGATGGCGATGTTGCAGGCCATGCGGAACACATAGGCGCCGGGATTGAGGACGGCGGGCGCCGGCGCCGCGCCGCCCTCGGCCACCCGCAGCCAGGCGTCGTGCAGGCTGTCCGCGGCCAGGTCGGGGCAACCGAGATGGCCGCGCAGCGCCTGCATCAGGCGCCCATAGTTCGCCGCGACGAATTCGCCCAGGCAGAGCGCACGCGGACGCGCCGCCTGCGCGCCGCCCGCGGCGAACTCGTCGCGCCGCCGTCGCGCCGGCGGCGCCGGTTCAAGACACAGGGACATGGCGGCTCTCCGTGGCGGCCCGGCCGCCGGGCGCAAGCGGGCGCCGTCCGGTGCCGGCCGGACGCTGGGCAACCCGCTTGCGCATTGCCCAATTGGCCGGCGTCAGCAGGCCGTCGTCCAGCGCCTGGCGCAACAGCTCGGCAACGCCGGCGTGGCCCGCGACCGCGTCGAGCTCGTCGTCGAAGGTCGGCGCGCACTCGCAGCCGTTGCCCTCCGACAGGCCGGCGAACCAGCGGAACAACAGGTTGTAGGCGATCTGTTCATGGAAGTACGTCTTGCTGCCGGCGGGATAAAGCAGCTGCAGGATGTGGGTGCGGCACAGGATCGCCGCATCCAGCGTCAGCCCGCATTCCAGGCTGGCCTGGCGCAGCAGCGCGGCGTGCGCCCGCAGCGTGTCGTCGATGTGCTCGCGCAAGGCCACCAGCGGATGGCGCGGCGGCACGTAGCGGGTCAGCTGGATCTGGCCGATCCAGGTTTCGTGCGACACGACCCAGACCCAGGGAGAACCGTAGCGAGATACCGATACGGGTTGCTGCCTGGCGCAATCGAGCACCTTCGACAGTTTGCGGTCCAGCTCGAGCATGCCTACGTTGACGGTCGCCGACATCACGCGCTCCTGGGGCCTGTTGGGCCCATGTCCGGTTTGGCCGCGCTGCGTATGGCGCGGCCTGTACCCCTAAGACGACTCGGCGCGGCGGAACCCGCCAGGTTTTTTATTCAGGACGGATCGCCCGCGCGCGCCACGCCTGCAGCAGCGGGCGGTTCAACGCGATGCCGGTGGCCTGCTCGATCGGCGTGACCGGCGCCCCGTCCAGCGACTGCGCCAGGATGTCGATCATGTCGGCGCTGGCCAGCACCCGTTCCAGCGCCTGGCCGAATTCCTGCGGGCTCCAGATTTCCTGGTCCAGCGACAGGCCAACGAACCAGCGGAACAGCAGGTTGCAGGAAATCTGTTCGTGCAGGCCGGCCTCGGTCTCGACGCCGTAGAGCAGCTGGATCGCCAGCGCCCGCAGCAGCGGCTGCGCCTCGATGCGCAGCATGGCGCGGATCGCGGCCGCATGCAGCCGCGGCTGGCTGGCGGCCACGGCCCGGTCCACATGATCGCGCAGCGCCGCCAGCGGATGGCCGGCCGGATTGAACTCGACCCGGCGGGTGTTGCGGGACCAGACCTCGTGCGACACGATCCAGACCCAGGGCGAGCCGTAGCGATGCACCGACACGGGATGCTCCCACGCCGAATCCACCACGGCCGACAGATTCTCCTTCAACTCTCGAATACCGATATTCGGTTTACGCGACACGACTGCTCCCCATCGCGCGGACGCGGCATGCGCCGTCGATGGCGGTCATGCGCGGCCTGCCCTTATAGGACGAGATGGGCAGGCCAAACCCGCCACGCGGCGCTCAGCCCAGCAGCACCACGTTGCCCGGCAGGCGCGTGGCGGTCAGGCCGAAGGCCTTCTCGATCTGCACCAGCACCTTGTCGGTATCGCGGATCTCGAAGCGGCCACTGAGGGCGCTGGCGCCGCGCGCGCTGTCCAGCAGCACCACGCGGCCGCGGCGGTAGCGGTTGATCTCGGCCACCACCTCGGCCAGCGGCGTCTGCCGGAACACCAGCGAGCCCTGGCGCCAGGCCGAAGTCTCGGCCGGGTCGATGCGCTGCACCTGGCCCAGTCCCTGCCCATCGTAGAACAGGCGCTCGTTGGGCCCGAGCAAGGTGGCGCCGCCGCCCAGCGCCACGCGCACCGAGCCGGCGATGCAGGTGACGCAGACCGTGCCGCCCAGGTTGCGCAATTCGAAGCGCGCGCCGCGGGCCTCGGCGCGGCCCTGCCCGGCCACCACCGTGACCGCGGTCGGCGAGGCCTGGCCGTCGAACGCGGCTTCGCCGGCGATCAGCTCGACCCGCACCGCGCCCGGCTGCTCCGAACGCAGCGCGATGCTGGTCTGGGTGTTCATGTCCACCTGCACGCGCTCGCCCAGCCCGAACTGGCGCCGGTCGCCGGTGTCGGTGCGGTAGTCGGCCGACCATTCGTCCCAGGCCGGCCACAGGCGGAACGGCGGCGCCACCACGGCGGCCACCGCCGCCGCGGCCGCGCCGCTCAGGCCGGCGCCCAGGAACGCGCGCCGGCCCCAGCCGGCTCCGCGCGACGCCGCCGCCGCCGACCGGCCACGCTGGCGCAGCACGGCCTGGCCGGCCGGCCCCATCTGCTGCCACAGCTGCCGCTGGGCGGCGAACGCCTGGGCGTGGCGGTCGCTGGCGGCGCACCACTGCTTGAGCGCATCGGCTTCGCGCAACGTCGCCTGCCCGGACGCGATCAGGCGGATCCAGGCGCGGGCCTGGCGTTCGATGTCCGCCTGTCTGCGATCGGCGGGCTGGGTTGCGGTATTCATTGCATGCTCTCTCGATGCCGCCGCGCCGCCACTGCGGGCGTTGGCGCGCGGTTTTTCCCCTTGACATCCATAGGACGACTCTCGCAGCCGGAACCCGCCTTATGGTGACAATAATTTACGTGTGCGCCGGGCACAGTACTCGTGGGCGTTGCGCAGCTCGCGCTCGACGGTGCGCAGCGAGACGCCCATGCGCTCGGCGATGTCGTTCTGGGGCAGGCCTTCGAGCCGCACCGCCAGCAGGATGTCGCGCTGGCGCGCGGGCAGCTCGCCCATGGCGCGGGTCAGCGCGTCGAGCTCCGCGCGTCCGGCGGCGATCTGCTCCGGGCCCGGCGCCGGGTCGGCGATGGCGAGCAGCACCTCGGCCTCGGCGACGGTCAGGCGCCGGTTCTCGACCCGCTGCTGGTCCACCGCCACGTTCACGGCCATGCGCATCAGGTAGGAACCCGGGCTGTCGACCGGACCGAGTTCTTCCTTGGCCTCCAGCCGCAGCCAGGTGTCCTGCAAGGCGTCGCTGGCCAGGTCCGGACACCCCAGGCGCCGCGTCAGGCGCGCCTTCAGGTCGTCGTAGCGTTGCAGCATGAAGTCGCGCAGGACCGACAGGCTGGTGGGCATCATGGATCCGTGTCAGTGCGGAAAGGACCGGCGCACGGCGTCAGTACGCCGGGCAACCCTGATCGTGTTGCGCCGATTCCGGCACGATCAGCATTACGAAGGGTTGCTCCAGGTCGGCCGGCGGCGCCTTGTCGAGCACGGTCTGGTCCAGCGCCAGCACGATCTCGCCGTCCTTGTCCGTGTCGCCGGTCGAATCCAGCACCCGCGCATGTTCCACCCGGCCCATCGGCGAGACCTCGAAACTGACCGCGGCGCGGTAGCCGCCGGCGCGGGTAGCCGGATTGCGGCACAGCGCGTCGCGCACGCCGGCCTGGACCACGCCGTAATAGCTCCGGTAGAACGCGCCGCGGTTGGCGCCGGCGCGGCGGCCGGACGAGGCGCCGGCTTCCCTGCGCGGGGCGGGCCGCAGGATGACGGCGTTGGCGGCCGTGTATTCCACCTCCAGCCCCGAACCTTCGATCAGCATGCGCAAAGCCGCCTCCGGCGTATAGATTCCCTTGACCGCGGCCGAACGCCGCCCCACCGCCAACGCGGCGCGATACACCACCGAACTGCCGGTGACGTTGCTGTACTGCTCGAGTGCCGATTGCAGCGGCTGCGCCGGCAGGTCGAAGTCGAAGACGCGCATGACCGGTTCCTGCGCGCCGGCCTGGCGCCAGCACAGGACCGCGCACAACCCCCACACGATCCACCAGCCTGTCCAACCCCGCCGGCGGCCTTGCGCCCGCGCCCCGCCCGCCCTGATTGGCTCCAGATGCATGCCCAGCCCTTGTCGCGCTCCCGCGGCTGAAGGGGAGCCGCAACACGTCGTGCTAATCGGTGAATGGGCAATGTAGGTCGCGCTTGTGACTGCCGCATGACAGCCAATCGTCAGGTTTTGGGGCCATTGCAGGCCCGTTGCCACGGGGCCGCGCCAGGCGCGCGCGACCCGGCCCGCGGCGCCGTCCTTCGACGGGCCGCGGGCCGGGGATGGGCGGCGGCAAGGGCCGCCGAAGGGCTCTAGCCGCCCGACAGGCCGCGCTGCTCCGGTTCGGTCAGGCGGGCCTTCTGGGTCGCGTCCAGCTCGCCATTGCCGAGCATCTGGAAGATGCTGCGCGGGTCGTAACCCTGCGGCTGCGGCGCGCCGCCGGGGCGCGGATTGCCGCCGGCCGGCGCGACGCCGGCTCCGGCGCCCGCCACCGGTTCGGTGCCGTAGCCCAGGATCTGCACGTTGATGATGGACGGCAGATTGCGGCGCGCGGCGTTCTGCTGCTGCCGCGTGGTGTCCTGCGCGCTCTGGGTCGCGCCGGCCGCCGCCGCGCTGGCGCTGGTCAGCGCCGCGACGTTCACCGCCGCCAGCACCGGCACCCCGGTGGCCTTGCCCTGCCCCACCACGTTGGCCGCGTTCACCACCTGCAGCGCCGCCAGGTTGACGTTGCCCGAGTAGCGGATGCCGGCCTCGCCCGCGTCGATGGTACCCAGCGGCGCCACCAGGTCGACGTCACCCGGCCGCACTTCCGGGATCGGGTCCAGGGTCGCGATGCCCGCGCCGGTGCTGGGCACGGTCGGCGACAGCGTCACGTTGCCGACATCGTCGTACAGGCGCCGCTGCGGCGTGTACACCACCGTGCTCTTGGAGCCGCGACCGCTGTTGATGTCGCCCTCGGCAGACCAGCCCAGGATGTTGCCGCCGAAGGTGGTCATGACCCGGCTCTGGCCCAGCAGGATGCTGCCCTTGGCGTACATCTGGATGTCGCCCGCGCCCTGGGTGATGATGCCGGCCGTGGACGGCGGCGGCAGGCCCTCGACGCCGAAGACCATCTTGCCGCCCGGCGCCAGCAGGTGGATCGCGCCGCCGAACAGGGTCTGGATGCCCGACCCGCCGAACAGGGTGATATCGCCCTGGTAGTGGATCGGCCGCCCCTGCGCATCGGTGGCCGGGTACAGCTCGGCGATGGCCTGGCGGCCGCGCGCATAGCTGCCGGCGCGCGGACCGGCGGTGTCGTTGTACTCGCGCCCGCCCGCGGTCAGCTCGGCGTAGTAGACCTGGCGCAGGAACACGCGCTGCTGCTCGGCCGGCAGCGCATCGAAGTAGGCGCGGGCCTGGTCCGCCGGCCCCGCGTAGCCATGCTGCTGGCGCAGCCAGTCGGCCAGTTCGCCTTCGTAGGTCTTGACCGCCTTGCCGGGCTGGCCGGCCAGCGGCTGGCCCGCGTCGGCGCGGTTGGCGGGGTCGAGATAGCGCCGGGCGAAGGCCGCATAGTCGCCCTCGCCGCCGGCGCTGGCGACGATGCCGGCGCCGCCCTTGCCGGTGGCCTGCCTGCCGTCGAGCATGCCCAGGCTGGTCAGGCGGCCCTTGTCTTCCTGCGTGAGGTTGCGGCCGGCGCTGACTTCCAGCCAGCCGGGACCGGCCACGTCGACGTTGGCGTAGAGGATGTCGCGGCCGGCGACGATGCGCGAGACGTCGTTGGGCTGCTGGTTCAGGATCAGGGCCTTGAGGTTGACGATGTCGCCGCCGGCCTGGATGCTGACGGGACGGGCGGCGTGGTATTCGGCGCCGGCGGTGGTCGTTATCGTGCTGCCGGTGAACAGGCCCACGATGTCGCCACCGGCGTAGAAGCGCGCGATACCCGCATTGGACTGGGCGGGACGTCCCGCCGCCGTATTGAAGCCAAAGGCGAACACGCCGCCTTCCGCGCCGATGGCGTTTCCTGTCGTGACCGCGCCACCGTCCCAGGTCGCAAAATAAGCGGGCCGCTGCGGCGTGGGGACCGAGGCAGGATCCGCGCCGGATATGCTGGTGCGATAGCCCCCGCCGTACAGGCCGCCCTTGGCAAGCAGCTCGACGCTGCCGCGGTTGCCTGGCGCAAATACCCATTCCGACGTGGCGCTGCCGGGGCTGGCGTGATAGTAGATACTGCCGGAAGCCGCCACCGCGCTGAACCGCGACGGATAGGCGAACATATTGGAGTAAGCGCTTGCCGTGTATTGGGTCGAATCCTTGCTCGCGCTGTCGTCGAAATGCGCCGCGGCAAAGGGCGTCACCGCCCCGCCGGCCGCGAACAGGTTCAGTGCCGTCCGTTCGGTCCACAGCGAGAACCAGTTATTGGCGCCGCCAGGCTGGGCAACGCCGTCCTTGATGAACGAGGTTGCGGAAAACTGGTACATCCTGCCGGCATCGCCCATCCCGCCCAATACCGCATCGCCCCGCGCGCCAAGCTGGACCGTGGCATCCCCCGCCACGACCACCAATCCGCCGGACGGGGCCGCCAATGTCGGGCGCAATGGATTCACGCCACGCGAGTCCGAGGGATCGGCCAGGCCATAGATCGGATCCACCCGCCCGATACTGCCCGCGTTGACGGAAATGGACCCGCGCAGATTGGTCAGGACGCCGTTCAGATCCGACGGCGCTCCCGTGATGGTCGGTACGCCTCCGCTTCCGCTGGCGGTCTTGAGCGGGTTCAGGGCACCGCCGACGTGCAGGCTCAAGTCGCCCCCGCCGGTGGAAACCAGCCGGCCATCGGGCGTGACGCGTCCCGTGCTGCCCACCGTCAGCGCCAGCCCCTGGCTGGTCGCATTCGACGTATTGCGTGTTTTCAGCGGATTGAGCACGCCGGCGTTGCCGCCCACGTTCACGGAAAGATTGCCGCCGCCCAGCGTGCCGAAGCCGGTGAATCCCTCGACCGAAATGCCGTCCACCGGCAACCCCAGATCCTGCAGTTCGGTGTAGAACGGCGTCGGCAGATAGGTACCGAAATTGATCCACCAGGCGGTTTGCAGGCCAATCTCCTTGCCGCCCTGCCGCCACAGCCAGTAGCCGGGATAGCTGCCAGGCGCCGCGGACGCCCCGCGCGCGTCCAGGCCATTGGTCGAGGCGGGGATGCCGCGGATCGCGCCGCGCATGTCGCCCTGCACGTTGACCAGCACGTTGCCGCCGCGCTCGGGATACCAGGCGGCATACTGGTCGCCCGTCACCAGCGGCTCATAGCTGGCCGCCCCCACGCCGAGCACGGAGCCTTGACCTTCGAGCTGGTTGCGCCTCTCGACCTCGGATCGCGGCAGGTTGTAGGCATCACGGCCCAGCGCATCCAGGACAGGATTGCCCTGCGCGTCGCGGACCGTGTCCGACGGCGTGCCCGCGGTGTAGATGCCATAGTAGGAACCCTGCTGGAAATTGCCGCCAGCCAGGATATCCAGGTCGCCTCGCCCGGTGCGGATGACGCTGAAAATCGGCGTTTCACCCAGCAGCATGCCGCCCAGGTCGATGATGCCCAGATCAATGCCGAGGTCCTTCAGGTAGTGCGGATCCGACAGCTTCAGGTTGCCGCGACCGCCCAGCCCGGAGGCCGGCAGTAGCGCCCGCGTGTCCGCCGAATCCAGGTCTGCCCCGCCGGCCAGGCGCAGGCTCCACGACGAGGCGCCTGCCTTGAGCATGGGCGCGACCGCCCAGATACGTCCCTGCACGCCATCGTCATTCAGGTCCCGCAGATCAACGGTGGTACTCCTGAAGCGCAGGTCGGTGCCGCCCGGCAGATACGCGCCGGCGGCCAGCGACAGATCCCCGGACAGGGTCAGCAGGGAACTGAAGATCGATAGCGGCGTCCCCTTCGGCACGGTGAAGGGCCGCACCGGAATCGCCTGGTTCAGGACCAGGCCTGCCCCCAACCGCGCGCCCGCAGTCAATGCCAGATCCGCCCGCAGCACGCTGCCCTTGGCATAGAGCGTGCCATCCGCGGCACGGACATCGGCTTCCAGCACCGTGCCAGCCGCCAGGGTCAGCGGCTGGGAAAGCTCGACCTGCGCGGGCAGGCGTGAATTCGCCTTGATCGTGTTGGCATTGATCGGCAAGTCGTAGTTCAGGGATTCGTTTTCCGTGATCGGGAACGTCGTGCCGCCAGACGTACCGCCACGCAACCTCACCGCGCGCGGCAGAATCAGGCTTTGTCCCGCCAGGTCCACGCCGTTGGCCTCGTCCGGGTTGCGGCGGCCGATCAGGCGCCACGCGCGGGCATCGTCATCGGTGGCCAGCGGCGGCGCGAAACCATCGGTGATGCTGCCGTAGATATTCAGGTCCCCCTTGGCCCGCACCAGCAGTACGCCCGCCTCGCCAAACCCGCGCCGGGCCGGGTCGTTGCGGTCGGCGTTGGGGCCATAGCGGTAATTCGACAGGTCCAGGTCACCTTCGATCCGCAGATCGCCGTCGGCGCCGCGGCTGACGATCTCCACGCCCGGACGCAACGCGTACCCCTGCAACCGCGCGCGCAGTCCGGCATTGGCCAGCGCCGCGTTCATGTAGGCCACGCTGTCGGCGTCCAGCTGATCCAGGTAGGCCTGGGTGATGACCTGGGGCGTGCGGCCGGTGACGTCCGGCGCCGACGCCAGGGGCGCGTCGTCATAGCGCCGGAAGGCGTTGACGGAGACCCGTTCGGCGCCCAGCACGCGCGGCGTGCCGAGAATATCCAGCCCCACGTCATTGCCGCCCACCCGCGGCGCATTCAGATCCAGGGTGCCGCGCGAACGGCCGTCGTTCATTCCTGGCACGCTCCCTGAGGCCACGCCGGTACCCGCGCGCAGATCCACCGCCGCATTGGAACCAAGCACCAGCCGGCCCTGGCCGGCCGTCAGCTCGACCACCGCGCGGTTGGGACTGTCGATGATGTCGCCGCGGCTGTCCACCCGCAGCAGGGCGCCATGCGCATCCAGCAAGCCGTTGACGATCAGGTCGCGCATGGCCGACAGGCGGATGCTGCCGACCTGCGCGCCGCTGGCGTCGATCAGGCCGTTCACCGTCAGGCTGCCGCCATCGACCGCGATGTCGATGCGCCGCGCCTTGACCTCGCTGCCGATCACCAGGTCGCCGCGCTTGAGCTGGAAGGCGCGCGATCCGGTGATGCCGCCCTCGTTGAGCCGCTGGTTCAATCCGGCGAAATCCGCGATGGCCTGGGCCCGCAGCGCGATGCCGCCCGCGTCGAAGGGCACGATGGTGCCGCCCGCATCGTAGTCGCCGCTGGCCTGGCCCTTGATGACGCCGCGCAGATCGATCAGGCCCGCGCCTGCATCCAGGGCGGTGGCCGTGAGCCTGCCGGCCTGGTTGTAGCGCGCGGACAGATCGATGACAGAGCCCGCGGCCTGCAGGATGTCCCCCTTGCGGCTCTCCAGCTCCACATCGCCGCCCCAGCCATAGCGGGTCTGGTCCATCAGGGTCACGGCACGGCCGGCCAGATCGAGGCGCGCGCCGCCAGCCAGCGTCAGGCCGTGCTCGGCCTGCACCGTCAGCTTGCCACTGGGCAGCACAATGGCGCTGTCGAGCTCTACCCGGCTACCCTGCAGCGTCAGCGTCGCACCCCAGGGCACCGTGGCATCGTCGGCCGCGGCGCCCGTGCCGGCAAGCCGCAGCAGATCGCCGGCCGTCAACCGCGTGACCGAGCCATCCTCGCCCGTCACCAGGGGCGTACGCAGCACGAGCGTGCCGCCCTGGTACTGGAATTTTCCATCGACGAAGTTGCCGCGCGCCTGATAGACCTCCAGGCTGCCTTCGCCGCCCGCGGTGATGCGCTCGGCCGCCTCCATGTTCACCGTGGCGAATCCCAGCGCCTGGCGTCGCATCTGCTGATGCGGGACCTGGAGCGTGCCATTGGCATCGCCCAGCACGATCCGGCGCGCGTTCAAGGTCAGGATGCCGGATCCGGTGCCGGCGCCGCCGGTCGCGATGGCGCCAGGCTCCGCATTGGCGACGCCATTCCATACCAGTGTGTCGGTGGACAGCGTCGCGACATCCGTGGCCGACCCATAGCCGTAGATCGCGGGGGTATTCAAGACCAATTGCGCCAGACTGGATTTGCCGGTGGCCG
The window above is part of the Achromobacter deleyi genome. Proteins encoded here:
- a CDS encoding RNA polymerase sigma factor; translation: MMPTSLSVLRDFMLQRYDDLKARLTRRLGCPDLASDALQDTWLRLEAKEELGPVDSPGSYLMRMAVNVAVDQQRVENRRLTVAEAEVLLAIADPAPGPEQIAAGRAELDALTRAMGELPARQRDILLAVRLEGLPQNDIAERMGVSLRTVERELRNAHEYCARRTRKLLSP
- a CDS encoding secretin and TonB N-terminal domain-containing protein is translated as MRVFDFDLPAQPLQSALEQYSNVTGSSVVYRAALAVGRRSAAVKGIYTPEAALRMLIEGSGLEVEYTAANAVILRPAPRREAGASSGRRAGANRGAFYRSYYGVVQAGVRDALCRNPATRAGGYRAAVSFEVSPMGRVEHARVLDSTGDTDKDGEIVLALDQTVLDKAPPADLEQPFVMLIVPESAQHDQGCPAY
- a CDS encoding FecR family protein; this encodes MNTATQPADRRQADIERQARAWIRLIASGQATLREADALKQWCAASDRHAQAFAAQRQLWQQMGPAGQAVLRQRGRSAAAASRGAGWGRRAFLGAGLSGAAAAAVAAVVAPPFRLWPAWDEWSADYRTDTGDRRQFGLGERVQVDMNTQTSIALRSEQPGAVRVELIAGEAAFDGQASPTAVTVVAGQGRAEARGARFELRNLGGTVCVTCIAGSVRVALGGGATLLGPNERLFYDGQGLGQVQRIDPAETSAWRQGSLVFRQTPLAEVVAEINRYRRGRVVLLDSARGASALSGRFEIRDTDKVLVQIEKAFGLTATRLPGNVVLLG
- the gspH gene encoding type II secretion system minor pseudopilin GspH — its product is MTRRAAAVASSPRAPHARAGRCAALERGFTLIELMVVLVIVGIATAALGLSIRTDPARQLRDDAKRLAESFAAAQGEARGDGRSIAWQADAQGYRFVRGAWALDGAVPLLDATRVEDFARDPALRPRPWQAGPVRVSPAGPVLLTAEWFGAPWRLTLSNAAGQIDVQRDASGRFLVR
- the gspI gene encoding type II secretion system minor pseudopilin GspI, whose product is MRLTRKPTRPPPRRPARAAGFTLLEILIALAIVSVALAAVMRTTGMLTTNNGVLRERALALLSAQNRLIELQLAPPALTASGDKAACPQGPLALVCDSRYTDAREGARTVTVEVYLDQRPTPRLATLSGIVENRSP
- a CDS encoding transposase, whose product is MSRKPNIGIRELKENLSAVVDSAWEHPVSVHRYGSPWVWIVSHEVWSRNTRRVEFNPAGHPLAALRDHVDRAVAASQPRLHAAAIRAMLRIEAQPLLRALAIQLLYGVETEAGLHEQISCNLLFRWFVGLSLDQEIWSPQEFGQALERVLASADMIDILAQSLDGAPVTPIEQATGIALNRPLLQAWRARAIRPE
- a CDS encoding RNA polymerase sigma factor, whose protein sequence is MSLCLEPAPPARRRRDEFAAGGAQAARPRALCLGEFVAANYGRLMQALRGHLGCPDLAADSLHDAWLRVAEGGAAPAPAVLNPGAYVFRMACNIAIDRLRAERLPGAAEVIWDDIEDTAPGPQRIAQARSSMRGVLRVIEALPRQQREIFIGVRIEGMLQSEAAARYGVSGRIVRRQLRDACRHVETQAARLQA